The Engystomops pustulosus chromosome 1, aEngPut4.maternal, whole genome shotgun sequence genome has a window encoding:
- the LOC140116763 gene encoding uncharacterized protein isoform X4, which produces MSTRLTALFIYRMEDDEVMEETLVEVFKIEELEELEEELWRMAERNNIGEVEETVVEAFNIGELEELEEELWRMEESKIGEEVEETLVEVFNIEELEEMEEEVTKMAENGNIKKESVEVKVKKMATKGKIWDESEDEEEEDEDAETLQWWWRVLESEAPIRMSRMKYVPAFVLDTIEEGDEPEEEEEEAEPSDPSTQPRRRWWSSKFLRGGSRKKT; this is translated from the exons ATGTCCACCAGACTTACTGCCTTATTTATCTATAGAATGGAGGACGacgaggtgatggaggagacgtTGGTGGAGGTTTTTAAGATCGAGGagttggaggagctggaggaggagttGTGGAGGATGGCGGAGAGGAATAACATCGGAGAGGTGGAGGAGACGGTGGTGGAGGCGTTTAACATCggagagttggaggagttggaggaggagttgTGGAGGATGGAGGAGAGTAAGATcggagaggaggtggaggagacatTGGTGGAGGTGTTTAACATcgaggagttggaggagatggaggaggaggtgacgaaGATGGCGGAGAATGGAAACATCAAGAAAGAGAGTGTGGAGGTGAAGGTGAAGAAGATGGCGACAAAAGGAAAGATCTGGGATGAGagtgaggatgaagaggaggaggacgaggatgCGGAGACATTGCA GTGGTGGTGGCGAGTCCTGGAATCAGAGGCCCCAATACG GATGAGCAGGATGAAGTATGTTCCAGCTTTTGTCCTGGATACCAT CGAAGAGGGAGATGAAcccgaagaggaggaggaggaggccgagcCCAGTGACCCGTCTACCCA
- the LOC140116763 gene encoding uncharacterized protein isoform X3 translates to MEDDEVMEETLVEVFKIEELEELEEELWRMAERNNIGEVEETVVEAFNIGELEELEEELWRMEESKIGEEVEETLVEVFNIEELEEMEEEVTKMAENGNIKKESVEVKVKKMATKGKIWDESEDEEEEDEDAETLQWWWRVLESEAPIRMSRMKYVPAFVLDTIEEGDEPEEEEEEAEPSDPSTQPRRRWWTPKFLRGGSRKKTSGGQRSSRFFRFFLCCCGADPRD, encoded by the exons ATGGAGGACGacgaggtgatggaggagacgtTGGTGGAGGTTTTTAAGATCGAGGagttggaggagctggaggaggagttGTGGAGGATGGCGGAGAGGAATAACATCGGAGAGGTGGAGGAGACGGTGGTGGAGGCGTTTAACATCggagagttggaggagttggaggaggagttgTGGAGGATGGAGGAGAGTAAGATcggagaggaggtggaggagacatTGGTGGAGGTGTTTAACATcgaggagttggaggagatggaggaggaggtgacgaaGATGGCGGAGAATGGAAACATCAAGAAAGAGAGTGTGGAGGTGAAGGTGAAGAAGATGGCGACAAAAGGAAAGATCTGGGATGAGagtgaggatgaagaggaggaggacgaggatgCGGAGACATTGCA GTGGTGGTGGCGAGTCCTGGAATCAGAGGCCCCAATACG GATGAGCAGGATGAAGTATGTTCCAGCTTTTGTCCTGGATACCAT CGAAGAGGGAGATGAAcccgaagaggaggaggaggaggccgagcCCAGTGACCCGTCTACCCA GCCAAGACGCAGGTGGTGGACCCCGAAGTTCCTCAGAGGAGGCAGCAGGAAGAAGAC CAGCGGAGGGCAGAGGTCTTCCAG ATTCTTCAGATTCTTCCTGTGCTGCTGCGGTGCCGACCCCAGAGACTAG
- the LOC140116763 gene encoding uncharacterized protein isoform X1, with translation MSTRLTALFIYRMEDDEVMEETLVEVFKIEELEELEEELWRMAERNNIGEVEETVVEAFNIGELEELEEELWRMEESKIGEEVEETLVEVFNIEELEEMEEEVTKMAENGNIKKESVEVKVKKMATKGKIWDESEDEEEEDEDAETLQWWWRVLESEAPIRMSRMKYVPAFVLDTIEEGDEPEEEEEEAEPSDPSTQPRRRWWTPKFLRGGSRKKTSGGQRSSRFFRFFLCCCGADPRD, from the exons ATGTCCACCAGACTTACTGCCTTATTTATCTATAGAATGGAGGACGacgaggtgatggaggagacgtTGGTGGAGGTTTTTAAGATCGAGGagttggaggagctggaggaggagttGTGGAGGATGGCGGAGAGGAATAACATCGGAGAGGTGGAGGAGACGGTGGTGGAGGCGTTTAACATCggagagttggaggagttggaggaggagttgTGGAGGATGGAGGAGAGTAAGATcggagaggaggtggaggagacatTGGTGGAGGTGTTTAACATcgaggagttggaggagatggaggaggaggtgacgaaGATGGCGGAGAATGGAAACATCAAGAAAGAGAGTGTGGAGGTGAAGGTGAAGAAGATGGCGACAAAAGGAAAGATCTGGGATGAGagtgaggatgaagaggaggaggacgaggatgCGGAGACATTGCA GTGGTGGTGGCGAGTCCTGGAATCAGAGGCCCCAATACG GATGAGCAGGATGAAGTATGTTCCAGCTTTTGTCCTGGATACCAT CGAAGAGGGAGATGAAcccgaagaggaggaggaggaggccgagcCCAGTGACCCGTCTACCCA GCCAAGACGCAGGTGGTGGACCCCGAAGTTCCTCAGAGGAGGCAGCAGGAAGAAGAC CAGCGGAGGGCAGAGGTCTTCCAG ATTCTTCAGATTCTTCCTGTGCTGCTGCGGTGCCGACCCCAGAGACTAG
- the LOC140116763 gene encoding uncharacterized protein isoform X2, translating to MSTRLTALFIYRMEDDEVMEETLVEVFKIEELEELEEELWRMAERNNIGEVEETVVEAFNIGELEELEEELWRMEESKIGEEVEETLVEVFNIEELEEMEEEVTKMAENGNIKKESVEVKVKKMATKGKIWDESEDEEEEDEDAETLQWWWRVLESEAPIRMSRMKYVPAFVLDTIEEGDEPEEEEEEAEPSDPSTQPRRRWWTPKFLRGGSRKKTGGQRSSRFFRFFLCCCGADPRD from the exons ATGTCCACCAGACTTACTGCCTTATTTATCTATAGAATGGAGGACGacgaggtgatggaggagacgtTGGTGGAGGTTTTTAAGATCGAGGagttggaggagctggaggaggagttGTGGAGGATGGCGGAGAGGAATAACATCGGAGAGGTGGAGGAGACGGTGGTGGAGGCGTTTAACATCggagagttggaggagttggaggaggagttgTGGAGGATGGAGGAGAGTAAGATcggagaggaggtggaggagacatTGGTGGAGGTGTTTAACATcgaggagttggaggagatggaggaggaggtgacgaaGATGGCGGAGAATGGAAACATCAAGAAAGAGAGTGTGGAGGTGAAGGTGAAGAAGATGGCGACAAAAGGAAAGATCTGGGATGAGagtgaggatgaagaggaggaggacgaggatgCGGAGACATTGCA GTGGTGGTGGCGAGTCCTGGAATCAGAGGCCCCAATACG GATGAGCAGGATGAAGTATGTTCCAGCTTTTGTCCTGGATACCAT CGAAGAGGGAGATGAAcccgaagaggaggaggaggaggccgagcCCAGTGACCCGTCTACCCA GCCAAGACGCAGGTGGTGGACCCCGAAGTTCCTCAGAGGAGGCAGCAGGAAGAAGAC CGGAGGGCAGAGGTCTTCCAG ATTCTTCAGATTCTTCCTGTGCTGCTGCGGTGCCGACCCCAGAGACTAG